ACCGTCAGGCTCATGCGCGACTTGTCGGCGACCGGGTTCGGAGCCGGGGACGTCAGAACGAAGGGTTGACTGAGAGTCACCTCGACCGTTCGCGTGGCGTTGAGGTTCACGCTGCCGTCTACGTCAACCTGTTGTAGGCGGAAATCGTGTGAGCCGGCGCCAAGATCGGTGACCCGGTAGCGGTAGCTCTGCGGGTCCGATGACGTGCCCGCTCCCGGCGTCGTGTGCAGCTTCTGGAAGGGGGCATCGCCCGCCCGATGGTCGATCTGGAAGTAGGCGTTATTGGTCTCGGAGGTAGTTTGCCAGGTCAACTCGACGTCCTGGTCGGTGACCGTTGCTGTGAATTCGGCCAGCTCGACCGGCAGTGGCGCGCTGGAGCTGTATACGCCGTTGGCATGCGTTCCGACAAGAATCTGCCCGTCCGCAGCGCGGGCGTCGACGTCGTCGACGACGACCGTGCCGATGCTGTTCGGTCCCTCCTGCGTCCAGGACGTGGTGCCGCCGGACAGCGAACTGGTCGAGTACAGACCGACGCTTGTTCCGACGTAAAAGGTGGTCTGCGAGAGCTCAGGTTGTGGCAGAATCGCCACGGAACGGATCGAAGGGCCTGTGTTAAGACCGCCCCCGAGGGACGTACCGGCGAGGTTGCCCTCTACGTCCGTCCACGTTTGGCCGCCGTCCTCTGTAAAGAAGAGACTGGTCACGTTGTAGTTGGAAAACGCGACGAGGACGCGGTCACTATCTGCCGGGTCGACGGCGATGTCGCTCACGTATCCGCCCGTCGGGAAGGCTGCATCGGTCACATCGTCTGCGTCCGCTGCGGACTGCACGGTGTCAGCTGCTGCGAGACGGTAGACGCGGCCCTGGCCACCGTTGGGATCCACGGTGCCGTAGTAGAGCACGTGCGCGGAGTCGGCTTCCGAGGCGTCAAGGGCGGTGATGACATGTCCTGCCAGGGCTGCGTTCGAGAGTTCATCCCAGACGATGCCGGAGGTGCTTTCTGCGTTCTCCGTTCGCCACATCGAGGTGCCGCCGGGATAGTACATGACGTTCCGTTTCACTGGGTCCAGTTCGAACGGGTGGACGAAGAGGATACCGGAGGCGCTAGTCGGGTATACGAAGACGGCGCTCGTGAGTGTGCCGTTTTCATCGTAGTCCCACCGCGTGAGCTGTCCGTTCTGCAGCGACGGGTAGCGGGCCGTTCCGGGGCGCGTAGCCGCATTTGCAATTGCACAGTTTGCTCCGTCACCGCCGAGCTGCTCCGTCCAGTCTGCCGTCGGGTCTGAGGTTTGCGTGAACCAGGTCCCGTTATCCTGCATGCCGCCCATCACGGTGGGATCGGTGGGGTCGGCGTTGCTGCATACGTGGTAAAACTGTGTGCTGAAGTAGCCGTTGTTCAAGCTTTCGTAGACGACGTTGCCGTCGCCCGAGACCATGTTGTCCGTGGTGCGGTGCACGCCACCGTCGCTAGCCGTAATCATGACGGAGGGGTCGTCCGGCTGAAAGATTGCGCCGTGCTGGTCGGGGTGGTGCGGGTCACTGCCGGAGGGCTCGTAAGTCGCGAACGAGATGTTCGTTTGCGTGTAGCCGCCGATCCAGCTATCTGCGCTGCCAGCCGTGGCGGTTGTGTCGATGCGCCAGAGGTTGCGTCCTCCGGCGAACACGGTGCCACCGTCAGCCGGGTGGACCTTCACAAAAATGTCGTAGCCGTTCTGCGTGTTGAAGTCGCCACTCGCCCCGCCGACACTCCCGACCTGGCCGTCCCCGCGCGTGGGGAGGAGGTCGCTGTGATCGGTCCAGGAGCCGTCACCGGCGTCGTACATCCACAGCTCGTGATCGATGGCTGGGCCGGATCCGTCGTCGCCAGCCGGGCCGCTGCCGGGGGCATACGTGAGGAACCAGACCTCATCTTCGTTGGACGGGTTCACGCCAATCGTCGTGCGTTGGGCTTCGATGGCCGGGAAGTCGGCCGGCGTGATGTTCGTCCAGTTCACTCCGTCTGGCGAACGGTACAGTCCGCTGTTGTTCGTGGACTGGCTCAGCGTTGCATAGACGACGCCGGTCGAGGTGATTTCCATTTCCGGAAACACGGCCGATCCGCCAAGGACCGCACTCCACGTGGCTCCACCGTCCGTACTGCGGACGATCGAGTTGGCAGCGGCGACGTAGACCTCGTCCTGCGTCGCGTTGGATGGGTCGGTGCGGACGCGCCAGGTATAGTCGAACACGGAGTCGAACTGTGTTGACTCGCCGTCCGTGCTGGGGAGAATGGACCAGGTCAGGCCGCCGTCGGTCGACTTGTAGACGCCGTCGCCGCGGTAGAAGGCGCCGGCGCCGCCGCCGGCGGAGTTGCCACGCCGTTCGCCCGTACTGGCGTACCAGATATCGGTCTTACCGGTGCGCGTGTCCTGCGTGAGGCTTGTGATGGAGGGGCGCTGGTCCGGATCGGTGACGCGGGACCAGGAAGTGCCGCCGTCGGTGGTGCGCCAGATCCCGCCGGAGACGCCTGCGGCGAGGATCGTCTGGTACGTCGGGTCGCTGATGTCGTAGGCCAGAGCTCGTGTGCGACCGCCGATGTTAAAGGGGCCGCGCTTGTTCCAGGAAAGCGACTTGCTCCAGTCCTTCGGCAGGGTTTCCGCGAACGAGAGTTCCGCTGCGCGGATACCTTTGGGAATACGTCCCGTGCTGGGGTCGCGCAGACGCATCCAGTCGAAGCGAGCACGCGCGATCGGATCGTCTTCCGCACCGATGCCGGCCTCGACAGGCTTCAGTTCGCCACTCGGACTCGGTGACGGATAGGCATCGGGAGTGTGTGGCGCCTCTCCTCCAGGCCAAAACCCTTCATGAACGGCGCGCTCTTCGCTCGGAGCGTCGGAATCGTACAACTCCGATCCGATCCACCATCCTAGACCGAGCAATATGACAAAGGACAATGCGCCTAAGAGGCGAGAAAGGGGCGTATCGAGAAAGTTCATCATCAGCAGAAGATCACGGAAGATTTCGGGCAGGGGAGACGGACAATCCGTCTGAAGGGGCGGCGGTCGCGGATTTGTTTGACTCTACGGCCGCGGTCTGACGTTGGCGTTTGTGTCGCACGCCATGGTGGTCCGGGAGGAGAGTGCTTCGTCGGACGAGCGCTTGCGAAACGCTCATTCGCTATTTGATCCCCGGATGCATGCGAGCACGACGCTGTACTGCACGATGGTTCGCGGAGATGTGCATCGGCGAAGCGTCACCGGCCAGAGGCGCGCGCATCGTACTTTCGCGCCAGAAGCGTCCTTCACCTGCGCGGCCGATGTGTTCACTGATCCGATGGACTGTACTCACTTACGATGCGCAGGTGCATGCATTTATACGTGTATTGCGTCGGCTCACGCCCGAACAGACCTGTACGTTAACGTAAGCTCGAAACGGTGCACGATCCGGACGAAGCCACTGAGGAATCGCTGCGACGACGCGTTATACTCTGCAGGTTACAGAAATATATCGGCAAAAGCGAATGCGCGTGTGGAGGAAGATATAACTGCACGATGAATGCGGCGGATTGATCAGGGGCGCAGATGAACGGCACGGTCAGAAACGTATCCTGCAGGCCGGTCTGCCAGAGACGTTCCTCCGTCGGCTTACGACAGAGCGCATACGGCGTCGTCGATTCCAACAGAGGAATCTGAAAAGCAGGCGTTCGAGAATGTGCAGATATGCGACGGTTTGGTTGGCGACCTGTCATCTCTCCAGGTCTCATATCTACAGGTTCCCGATGGTCCGCCGGGTCGTCACGAGGTTTCGTGTGCGGAGGTATTTCAGCAGATGTTTGGGAGAAGAGGTCTGGAGATGACAGGGTGGGAAACGTTGGAGGAGAGAAACGGGACGTGTGTAAACGGACTTGTATCCCGCTATGACGTCATCGTGTCGCTCGGACGTTGGATGACCGGACGGTGTCGAATGTTGGATTGGCGTGCTTATCATCAGAGCGTGAGGCTCTCAATAAGGACGACCGCTATTGTCGGAGCCCGACGCCCGTTCGTGTTTTCCATCTGGACACGAATCGCCCTGTGATTTCGGACTGCAATTTGCTATTATTCGCACTACGTACAGTCCCTAAAGCAGACGCAGTTGTATGACGGTATCGGAGTTCATTGATCGGTGGAGCACGTCTCAGGCCGACGAGCAGGCCAACGCCCAGTCCTTTCTCAATGAGCTCTGCAAGCACGTCCTGGAGGTGGAGCCTCCCGAGCCCTCGGTCGAGGACCCGGAGCAGAACACGTATGCGTTCGAGCGGCGCGTGGACCTGACCGCCACACAGGAAGGTCAGCGCGGCTACATCGATCTCTACAAGAAGGGGTGCTTCGTCTTAGAGGCAAAGCAAGGGTCAAATACGCCTGAGATCACGGAAGCGGAGGTGCTGGGCGTGCGCGAGCCCAAGCGAACCCTCGGTACCGCCCGCCGCGGGCAGCGATCGTGGGAGCAAGCCATGACCAAGGCGAAGAACCAGGCCCGCCGCTACGCTCGTGCACTCCCGGACGAGGACGGATGGCCGCCCTTTCTCATTGTCGTCGATATCGGCTATTGCATCGACCTGTATGCGGACTTCGCCCGGCAGGGAAAGAACTACGTGCCCTTTCCGGATAAACCCACCCACCGCGTCTTCCTGGAGGACCTGAAGGATGAGAACGTGCGGGAGGTACTCCGGACGATCTGGACCGAGCCGCTCGAACTCGATCCCACACGCCAATCCACGGCCGTCACGCGGGAGTTGGCGGATAAACTCGCAATGCTCGCGCAGTCCCTCGAGCAGCAGGGCCACGCGGCCGATGATGTTGCCGGCTTCCTGATGCGGTCGCTCTTTACCATGTTCGCGGAGGACGTAGGTCTGTTGCCCGAGCGCTCATTCACCGGGCTGTTGGCTGACTACCGCGGCAACCTGGACGCTTTCCCGAAAGCGCTCGAACACCTGTGGACCACGATGGACGAGGGCGGCTTCGAGCCGGGCCTCAAGACCGACGTCCGACAGTTCAACGGCGGCCTGTTCGCGGACCGGAGTGCCCTGCCCATATCGGAAGCACAGCTGGAGCTACTGATTCAGGCGGCGGAGGCAGATTGGACGAACGTGGAGCCGGCCATCTTCGGGACGCTCCTCGAACGGGCCCTCGACCCTCGCGAGCGGCACAAGCTGGGTGCACACTTCACGCCGCGAGCCTACGTCGAACGCCTCGTCGTCCCGACGGTGATCGAGCCGCTCCGTGACGA
This DNA window, taken from Longibacter salinarum, encodes the following:
- a CDS encoding T9SS type A sorting domain-containing protein, translating into MMNFLDTPLSRLLGALSFVILLGLGWWIGSELYDSDAPSEERAVHEGFWPGGEAPHTPDAYPSPSPSGELKPVEAGIGAEDDPIARARFDWMRLRDPSTGRIPKGIRAAELSFAETLPKDWSKSLSWNKRGPFNIGGRTRALAYDISDPTYQTILAAGVSGGIWRTTDGGTSWSRVTDPDQRPSITSLTQDTRTGKTDIWYASTGERRGNSAGGGAGAFYRGDGVYKSTDGGLTWSILPSTDGESTQFDSVFDYTWRVRTDPSNATQDEVYVAAANSIVRSTDGGATWSAVLGGSAVFPEMEITSTGVVYATLSQSTNNSGLYRSPDGVNWTNITPADFPAIEAQRTTIGVNPSNEDEVWFLTYAPGSGPAGDDGSGPAIDHELWMYDAGDGSWTDHSDLLPTRGDGQVGSVGGASGDFNTQNGYDIFVKVHPADGGTVFAGGRNLWRIDTTATAGSADSWIGGYTQTNISFATYEPSGSDPHHPDQHGAIFQPDDPSVMITASDGGVHRTTDNMVSGDGNVVYESLNNGYFSTQFYHVCSNADPTDPTVMGGMQDNGTWFTQTSDPTADWTEQLGGDGANCAIANAATRPGTARYPSLQNGQLTRWDYDENGTLTSAVFVYPTSASGILFVHPFELDPVKRNVMYYPGGTSMWRTENAESTSGIVWDELSNAALAGHVITALDASEADSAHVLYYGTVDPNGGQGRVYRLAAADTVQSAADADDVTDAAFPTGGYVSDIAVDPADSDRVLVAFSNYNVTSLFFTEDGGQTWTDVEGNLAGTSLGGGLNTGPSIRSVAILPQPELSQTTFYVGTSVGLYSTSSLSGGTTSWTQEGPNSIGTVVVDDVDARAADGQILVGTHANGVYSSSAPLPVELAEFTATVTDQDVELTWQTTSETNNAYFQIDHRAGDAPFQKLHTTPGAGTSSDPQSYRYRVTDLGAGSHDFRLQQVDVDGSVNLNATRTVEVTLSQPFVLTSPAPNPVADKSRMSLTVQESQPVKVHVYNTLGQRVQTLFDGEVRANTPVDLTLEADNLSSGAYFVRVEGRSFTTTRKATVVR